A region of the Litchfieldia alkalitelluris genome:
TGCTTATGTTCACGGGCTTTATTTGCTAAAATTTCTACAAAGTTCTCAATATCTTTTAGAAGAATATCATTTGCTTGTTTTAATAGATAAGAAAGAGCAGTATCAACCACGTCTGTTGATGTTAACCCGTAATGTACCCATTTTCGTTCTTCAGCTAATGTTTCAGATACGGCACGAGTAAATGCGACCACATCATGTCTTGTTTCTTGTTCAATTTCAAATATACGATTAATGTTAAAGGAAGCATTTTTACGAATTAATGCGACATCTTCCTTAGGGATATCTCCAAGCTCTGCCCAAGCCTCACATGCTAAAATCTCAACCTCGAGCCATGCATTAAAACGATTTTCCTCCGTCCAAATAGCACCCATTTCAGGTCTTGTATAACGTTCAATCATATTTTTATCCTCCGATTTCTATCTTCTTAGTACGATTTGTCAGAAATTCTTACAATTATCTGCGCCAAACATCGATCTTCTTTAGTTTATCAAATGCGTCATCAATAGTATTTCCTAAAACATTAAGGTGTCCCATTTTTCGTTTAATCTTAGCTTCTTCTTTACCATATAAATGGAGCTTCCCAATTGAAGACTCCTTAACAGTTTCATAAAGAGGTTCAATATGTTCTCCTAATATATTTACCATCACTACCGGACTTAATAACCTAGTATCTGCTAAAGGAAGATTACAAACAGATCGAATATGTTGTTCAAACTGTGAGGTTTCACACGCATCAATCGTATAATGACCTGAATTATGTGGTCTCGGGGCTAATTCATTAATAAAAATCTCGCCATCCCTCGTAACAAACATTTCAACAGCCAGTGTTCCTACTAATTCAAAAGCATTCGCTAGTTTCATTGCAACTTCAACCGCTTTATTTTCTACCTGTTGTGAGATTCTAGCCGGAACAATCGTTTGATGTAAAATATTATCCACGTGAATATTCTCTGCCACCGGGAAGGTTTTCGCTTCTCCCGATGGATTTCTAGTTACAATCACCGATATTTCTTTTTCAAAAGATACCCATGCCTCTAATATGCAAGGACCAGCATGTAATAGTTCAGCTGCAACACCAATGTCCTGTACTGTTTTGATCACAAACTGACCTTTTCCATCATAACCACCACGTCGTGTTTTCAACACTGATGGAATCCCCACTTTTTCTATCCCTTGTTCCAAATCTGCAGGTCTCTCAATTAACACATATGGTGCAACATCTGCCCCTGCTTCTGTTATAGCTTGCTTCTCAAAGCCGCGATCCTGTGTGATTTTTAACAACTTACTTCCCTGAGGTAAGTTCGCATGTTCTTCAAGCCATGCTAATGCCTCGTAATCTATATTTTCAAATTCATAGGTTACCACATCACTTAACCCTGATAATTGTTTTATTGCTTCTAGATCATCATACTTTGCAACAATTTGCTCATCAGCCACCTGTCCACAAGGCGAATTAGGTGTTGGATCTAAGACAACAACATTATAGCCCATTTCCTTTGCAGAGATGGTCATCATTC
Encoded here:
- the purK gene encoding 5-(carboxyamino)imidazole ribonucleotide synthase; the protein is MSNQLLPGKTIGIIGGGQLGRMMTISAKEMGYNVVVLDPTPNSPCGQVADEQIVAKYDDLEAIKQLSGLSDVVTYEFENIDYEALAWLEEHANLPQGSKLLKITQDRGFEKQAITEAGADVAPYVLIERPADLEQGIEKVGIPSVLKTRRGGYDGKGQFVIKTVQDIGVAAELLHAGPCILEAWVSFEKEISVIVTRNPSGEAKTFPVAENIHVDNILHQTIVPARISQQVENKAVEVAMKLANAFELVGTLAVEMFVTRDGEIFINELAPRPHNSGHYTIDACETSQFEQHIRSVCNLPLADTRLLSPVVMVNILGEHIEPLYETVKESSIGKLHLYGKEEAKIKRKMGHLNVLGNTIDDAFDKLKKIDVWRR